Proteins encoded in a region of the Sulfurimonas marina genome:
- a CDS encoding aspartate-semialdehyde dehydrogenase: MRKFNLAVVGANGAVGEEVLRILEEIDFPLNKLVPLASSRSAGKTVEFNGQDLVIKELTNEIFEQEEIEIAIFSAGGSVSEAFAPAAVKAGAVVIDNTSHFRMDPKVPLVVPEVNPEDIAKWEETGIIANPNCSTIQMVQALKPLDEAYDLVRVDVSTYQATSGAGKSAMEELVQQMQDFFAFKLDESEHKAFNQQIALNVIPQIDKFMDNGYTKEEMKMVNETTKIMHKEIALSATCVRVPVLRGHSEALTLTFDSEVNATEAREILSKAPNIVILDDPNAAVYPMPKDCIDRNETFVGRIREDNYSNNMLHMFVVADNLRVGAATNAVRIAQKFIEMQEA; the protein is encoded by the coding sequence ATGAGAAAATTCAATTTAGCGGTAGTTGGTGCCAACGGTGCTGTTGGTGAAGAGGTATTAAGAATCTTAGAGGAGATCGATTTTCCACTAAACAAACTAGTTCCACTAGCGAGTAGTAGAAGTGCAGGAAAAACTGTTGAGTTTAATGGTCAAGATCTTGTAATTAAAGAGTTAACAAATGAGATCTTTGAACAAGAAGAAATAGAGATCGCAATTTTTAGTGCAGGAGGAAGTGTAAGCGAAGCATTTGCTCCTGCAGCTGTTAAAGCTGGTGCTGTTGTGATCGATAATACATCTCATTTTAGAATGGATCCTAAAGTTCCTTTAGTTGTTCCAGAAGTAAATCCTGAAGATATTGCAAAATGGGAAGAAACAGGGATCATTGCAAATCCTAACTGTTCAACTATTCAAATGGTTCAAGCACTCAAACCTCTTGATGAAGCGTATGATCTTGTTCGTGTGGATGTATCAACTTACCAAGCGACAAGCGGTGCAGGAAAATCTGCTATGGAAGAGTTAGTTCAACAGATGCAAGACTTCTTTGCATTTAAACTTGACGAGAGTGAGCATAAAGCATTTAACCAACAAATCGCTTTAAACGTAATCCCGCAAATTGATAAATTTATGGATAACGGTTATACAAAAGAAGAGATGAAAATGGTTAACGAAACAACTAAGATTATGCACAAAGAGATAGCATTAAGTGCTACTTGTGTTCGTGTACCGGTTCTTCGTGGTCACTCTGAAGCATTAACACTTACTTTTGACTCTGAAGTAAATGCTACCGAAGCTAGAGAGATTCTTTCAAAAGCTCCAAACATCGTTATCTTAGATGATCCTAATGCTGCTGTATATCCAATGCCAAAAGATTGTATTGACCGTAATGAAACTTTTGTTGGACGTATCAGAGAAGACAACTATTCAAACAATATGTTACATATGTTTGTTGTTGCTGACAACTTAAGAGTAGGTGCTGCGACAAATGCAGTAAGAATTGCACAAAAATTTATAGAGATGCAAGAGGCATAA
- a CDS encoding LPP20 family lipoprotein → MKYSLVLLTLLSLNAFAAETEIMTKSQAQDSTKVITVPNETVINVNYPTVEQQSASVQEVTKPEEKTEEVETAEVVDNEPVLEANKELIISVVGQGVAPLNTASPAQAYALAKRAAVADAYRLIAEKVKGVRVDGQDLIKNMMVKRSTVRTSVQAMVKNANIVETNFKEGLCEVEMEIALSYSQFAH, encoded by the coding sequence ATGAAATACTCTTTAGTATTACTTACTTTACTTAGTTTAAATGCTTTTGCAGCTGAAACAGAGATTATGACAAAATCTCAAGCTCAAGACTCTACAAAAGTAATTACTGTACCTAATGAAACAGTAATCAATGTAAACTACCCTACGGTAGAGCAACAATCTGCATCTGTTCAAGAGGTTACTAAACCTGAAGAAAAAACAGAAGAAGTAGAGACTGCTGAAGTTGTAGATAACGAGCCTGTTTTAGAAGCTAATAAAGAACTAATTATCAGTGTTGTAGGACAAGGTGTAGCACCTTTAAATACTGCTTCACCTGCTCAAGCTTATGCACTTGCGAAACGTGCAGCTGTTGCTGATGCATACAGACTAATTGCTGAGAAAGTAAAAGGTGTTCGTGTTGATGGTCAAGACTTGATTAAAAATATGATGGTAAAACGTTCAACTGTAAGAACATCTGTTCAAGCAATGGTTAAAAATGCAAATATCGTTGAAACAAACTTTAAAGAGGGACTATGCGAAGTAGAGATGGAGATCGCTCTATCTTATTCTCAATTTGCGCATTAA
- a CDS encoding sigma-54-dependent transcriptional regulator produces the protein MKIAIVEDDINMRKSLEIAMGEFKEFEIKTFKNAKDALKGLDDSFDLVITDINMPGMDGIEFVKELGGKFEVIIMTGNATLSRAIESIQLGVKDFLLKPFDVDTLVAAIKREEKVQNVKKTASKKTKKDTSDFLGDSEALKNILKLADKASKTDASILLLGESGVGKEVFASYVHKNSQRAKKPFVAINMAAIPENLIESELFGFEKGAFTDAFEAKAGQFELANGGTLFLDEIGEMPYGVQAKLLRALQEKEVRRLGSSKPIKIDIRVVSATNANLDEKIKAGEFREDLYYRLNTIPLNIPPLRERKDEILSIAEITCEKNCNKYGFENKTFSKEAKNELLEYNWPGNIRELISVIERAVILSETDEIQKEDLYLDTRK, from the coding sequence GTGAAGATAGCAATAGTTGAAGATGATATCAATATGAGAAAATCGCTAGAGATTGCTATGGGTGAATTTAAAGAGTTTGAAATAAAAACCTTTAAAAATGCCAAAGATGCACTCAAAGGCTTAGATGATAGCTTTGATCTAGTTATAACAGATATCAATATGCCGGGAATGGATGGCATAGAATTTGTAAAAGAACTAGGCGGAAAATTTGAAGTTATTATTATGACCGGAAATGCAACCTTATCTCGTGCTATTGAATCTATTCAGTTAGGTGTAAAAGACTTTTTACTTAAACCATTTGATGTAGACACTCTAGTGGCAGCTATTAAACGGGAAGAAAAAGTTCAAAATGTTAAAAAAACTGCTTCGAAAAAAACTAAAAAAGATACAAGTGACTTTTTAGGAGACTCAGAAGCACTTAAAAATATTTTGAAACTTGCCGATAAAGCGAGTAAAACAGATGCAAGTATTTTACTTCTAGGTGAGAGTGGTGTAGGAAAAGAGGTATTTGCTTCTTATGTGCATAAAAATTCACAAAGAGCTAAAAAGCCTTTTGTAGCGATCAATATGGCTGCAATTCCTGAAAACCTCATAGAGAGTGAATTATTTGGTTTTGAAAAAGGTGCTTTTACCGATGCTTTTGAAGCAAAAGCGGGACAATTTGAACTTGCTAACGGCGGGACACTGTTTTTAGATGAGATTGGAGAGATGCCTTACGGAGTTCAAGCAAAACTGCTTCGTGCTCTACAAGAGAAAGAGGTACGCCGTCTTGGTTCATCAAAACCTATAAAAATAGACATTCGAGTAGTTTCTGCAACGAATGCAAACCTAGATGAAAAAATCAAGGCTGGAGAGTTTAGAGAAGATTTATATTATAGATTAAATACGATTCCACTAAATATTCCACCTTTACGAGAACGTAAAGATGAGATACTTAGCATTGCAGAGATTACATGTGAAAAAAACTGTAATAAATATGGATTTGAAAATAAAACATTTTCAAAAGAGGCAAAAAATGAGTTGTTAGAGTATAATTGGCCAGGAAATATCCGTGAGCTGATCTCTGTAATAGAGAGAGCTGTTATACTTAGTGAAACAGATGAAATTCAAAAAGAAGATTTATATTTAGATACAAGAAAGTAG
- the gyrA gene encoding DNA gyrase subunit A, translated as MGDLLNNEEIQTINIEETLQNSYLDYSMSVIVGRALPDVRDGLKPVHRRILYAMDKLNLSFGSKYKKSARIVGDVIGQYHPHGDTAVYDALVRMAQDFSMRMELVDGQGNFGSVDGDSAAAMRYTEARMTKYAGELLKDLDKNTVNMIDNYDATTKEPDVMPTRVPNLLINGSSGIAVGMATNIPPHNPTEVMNALKAVLANPNISLTELMEYIPAPDFPTGGIIFGKKGIIEAYESGRGRIKIRAKTHIEQKGKKEIIIIDELPYQVNKARLIENVANLVKDKLIDGVSEIRDESDRDGMRVVIELKKDAMSEIVLNNLFKQTAMQVTFGIIMLSILNQEPRIFGLIDILKHFINHRKTIIIRRTIFDLEKAKARAHILEGLKKAIDIIDDVIRVIRASKTEELAKENLVSEFDFSEIQAASIVAMRLGRLTGLEIEKIENELQELMKLIEYLESILKSEEVLHGIIDEEFDEILETYSGKRKTDVEDDYDDIDIEDLIPNEPMVVTITHRGYIKRVPLANYEKQKRGGKGKTAVTTYEDDFIERFFTCNTHDTLLFVTDRGQLHWLKVYKIPEGTRTAKGKAVVNLLQLVQDEKIQSIIPTTDFSEEKSLVFFTQNGVVKRTNLSEFSNIRSNGVRAIVLDDDDSLITAKIAEPETKYLFIVTKMAQCIKFEIEKTREQGRSTRGVRGIKFKHAGDEVVDANIISSDEQEILIVSEKGIGKRTDAGEYRLTNRGGSGVIAMKMTAKTGKNVVGILMVDESMDMMALTKAGKMIRVDMQTISKSSRNTSGVYIVKGDDVASISRCPKKEEDEEDDENTEGEATLDLE; from the coding sequence ATACAGACTATAAATATTGAAGAGACACTTCAAAACAGTTATCTTGACTATTCAATGAGTGTTATCGTCGGTCGTGCGTTACCAGATGTTAGAGATGGTTTAAAACCGGTTCATAGACGTATACTATATGCTATGGATAAACTAAACCTATCTTTTGGTTCAAAATACAAAAAATCTGCACGTATCGTCGGGGATGTAATCGGTCAGTACCACCCGCACGGTGATACAGCAGTTTACGATGCGCTTGTTCGTATGGCTCAAGACTTCTCAATGAGAATGGAACTTGTCGACGGACAAGGAAACTTCGGTTCAGTTGATGGTGACTCTGCAGCAGCAATGCGTTATACGGAAGCACGTATGACAAAATATGCAGGAGAACTTTTAAAAGATCTTGATAAAAACACTGTAAACATGATCGATAACTACGATGCTACAACAAAAGAACCGGATGTAATGCCTACACGTGTTCCAAACCTATTAATTAATGGTTCAAGCGGTATCGCAGTTGGTATGGCTACCAATATACCTCCACATAACCCAACTGAAGTGATGAATGCACTTAAAGCAGTTTTAGCAAATCCAAATATTTCATTAACTGAGCTTATGGAATATATCCCGGCACCTGATTTTCCAACGGGTGGTATCATTTTCGGTAAAAAAGGTATTATAGAAGCATATGAAAGTGGTCGTGGACGTATCAAAATTCGTGCAAAAACACATATTGAGCAAAAAGGTAAAAAAGAGATCATTATTATTGATGAGCTTCCATACCAAGTAAATAAAGCACGTTTAATTGAAAATGTTGCAAATCTGGTAAAAGATAAGCTGATCGACGGTGTAAGTGAAATTCGTGATGAGTCAGACCGTGACGGTATGCGTGTTGTAATTGAGCTTAAAAAAGATGCGATGAGTGAAATTGTTCTTAACAACCTTTTCAAACAAACAGCTATGCAAGTAACGTTTGGTATTATTATGCTATCTATATTAAATCAAGAGCCTCGTATCTTTGGTTTAATTGATATTTTAAAACACTTTATCAATCACCGTAAAACAATTATTATCCGTCGTACTATCTTTGATCTTGAAAAAGCAAAAGCTCGTGCACACATCTTAGAGGGTCTGAAAAAAGCGATCGATATCATTGATGATGTTATTCGTGTTATCCGTGCATCAAAAACTGAAGAGCTTGCAAAAGAGAACCTAGTAAGCGAATTTGACTTCTCTGAAATCCAAGCAGCAAGTATCGTTGCTATGAGACTTGGTCGTTTAACTGGTTTAGAGATCGAAAAAATCGAGAACGAACTTCAAGAGTTAATGAAACTGATCGAATACCTAGAGTCTATCTTAAAAAGTGAAGAAGTACTTCACGGTATTATCGATGAAGAGTTTGATGAGATTTTAGAAACATATTCTGGAAAAAGAAAAACAGATGTTGAAGACGATTATGACGATATCGACATCGAAGACTTAATTCCAAATGAGCCAATGGTTGTAACTATTACTCACAGAGGTTACATTAAACGTGTACCTTTAGCGAACTACGAGAAACAAAAACGCGGCGGTAAAGGTAAAACTGCTGTAACTACATATGAAGATGACTTTATTGAGCGATTCTTTACATGTAACACACACGATACATTATTATTTGTAACAGATCGCGGACAGCTTCACTGGTTAAAAGTTTATAAAATCCCAGAAGGCACACGTACAGCAAAAGGTAAGGCAGTTGTAAACCTGCTTCAATTAGTACAAGATGAGAAAATACAGTCGATTATCCCAACAACTGATTTCAGTGAAGAGAAATCACTTGTATTCTTTACACAAAACGGTGTTGTTAAACGTACAAACTTAAGTGAATTTAGCAATATCAGAAGTAACGGTGTAAGAGCAATTGTACTTGATGATGATGATTCACTAATCACAGCTAAAATTGCTGAGCCAGAAACTAAATACCTTTTCATCGTAACAAAAATGGCACAATGTATTAAATTTGAAATTGAGAAAACTCGTGAACAAGGTAGAAGTACACGTGGTGTTAGAGGTATCAAGTTTAAACATGCAGGTGATGAAGTTGTTGATGCAAATATCATCTCAAGCGATGAACAAGAGATACTCATTGTAAGTGAAAAAGGTATTGGTAAACGTACTGATGCTGGTGAATATCGTCTGACAAACCGTGGTGGTTCAGGTGTAATCGCTATGAAAATGACCGCAAAAACAGGTAAAAATGTTGTTGGTATCTTAATGGTTGATGAGAGCATGGATATGATGGCACTTACAAAAGCCGGTAAAATGATCCGTGTAGATATGCAAACAATTTCAAAATCAAGCCGTAACACTTCTGGTGTATATATAGTAAAAGGTGACGATGTAGCAAGCATCTCTCGTTGTCCGAAAAAAGAAGAAGATGAAGAGGATGATGAAAACACTGAAGGTGAAGCAACACTAGACTTGGAATAG
- a CDS encoding YqhA family protein → MEKLFESGLWGSRFIVLLAVIFGLLGAIVLFAVASFDIYETLKLVIDTYVNHHHPEHFHELVVGGIIGAVDLYLIGVVMLLFSFGIYELFISDIDVAREGDDEENKILSIHSLDQLKDKISKVIVMVLVVGFFQKVGLASYQSPLELLYLALSITAVAVGLYFLSKVGHHH, encoded by the coding sequence ATGGAAAAGTTATTTGAAAGCGGTTTATGGGGTTCAAGATTCATTGTACTTTTAGCCGTTATTTTTGGTCTTTTAGGTGCAATTGTTTTATTTGCTGTTGCTTCATTTGACATTTATGAGACACTTAAACTCGTTATAGACACATATGTAAACCACCATCACCCTGAACATTTCCATGAACTGGTAGTGGGTGGTATTATCGGTGCAGTTGATCTTTATCTGATCGGTGTTGTGATGCTACTATTTTCTTTTGGTATTTATGAACTGTTTATCTCGGATATTGATGTAGCAAGAGAAGGTGACGATGAAGAGAATAAGATTCTATCAATCCACTCCCTTGATCAATTAAAAGATAAGATCTCAAAAGTTATCGTAATGGTTTTAGTAGTTGGATTTTTCCAAAAAGTTGGTCTTGCAAGTTACCAATCACCACTAGAACTTTTATATTTAGCCCTTTCTATCACTGCTGTTGCTGTTGGTTTATACTTTTTAAGTAAAGTTGGGCATCATCATTAG